A window of Phaseolus vulgaris cultivar G19833 chromosome 4, P. vulgaris v2.0, whole genome shotgun sequence genomic DNA:
gccgccgccgccgtttccagcaccctctgcggctgggtcctggtctgggcgcgtggcctggcgggagccacgctgcctctcttctcggcgacttcactctcgtcggcgatgtgggccaccgcaagtcgcctgacttctgcaaacgtcgctggatgagccctaatcaaggcctcgcagaatggcccgggctgcacgcccttcttgaaggcatagaccactGTGAGACTTGGAGGACTCCCTGGATGTCAGCACAAGCTTGAGCTGGTTGTACTGGAAGGAGGTGGTATGGAGGAGGAAACTGAGTTAGTTGAACTTTGGAATCTCTAGGAGCTGTGTGGATTCTGAGGTAGTATATAAGGATCTCGGCCTGCTTGATAAAGGAGGGGTTGGATGGAGAAGCTTTGCTGGACAGCGAGCAGATGGTGTAATAAGTGCTTGAATAAAAGCAAGCTGCACCAACAATATGGGTTGGAAGTAAATTGAAGAAGTGTAGGACTTCTTGTTATCTATAATAGCAATCTCCTGGTAGAGGATCATCAACACTGGAATTAAGTGGGCTCCAAGTTCTTTTAAACAACCAACCTCTCTGAGATCATGTTTGGTTGATGACCTGGCTGTAGATAACGTTGTATGGCATTAAGTCTCGCTGTTTTCCACGAGTAGAAGGTTGTCTAGAGAGTCTTTTGCTAGGAACAAGGAATTTATTTTGTTCAGCCTGGTGTTTTATGATATAATGGGGAATTGCACGAGTATATGGTCCAGGTATGGGCAATCTTTGAGGCTGAACTGATGTGGACTTGCTAAGTGCTCTGCTGGTGTTACTGGAAGGTGGATGGATTTAGTGACTGCAGTAGGTGAAGTTCTAGGCTGCTAAATAAGGAGAGTTGGGCAGATGTCTATCGCCAGTTGTGGAATGCTGCCTTGGCTGGTACAACTATGTAAGATGACTAAGCTGGGTTGGGAGTGGGATGTTGGACGCTTCTGTAAGAATGTAGGATTTAATACATATAGCCAGCTCTCTTCCAATACTCACCAAGAAAATCAGGATGCAACTTAGAGCCTTTCTATGCATTCAAAGCTTCTGGTGATGCCTAGGCACATACTCTGTAGGCAGGGGATGTAATTCTGGCGTAAGCATAAAGATGACAAATCACAGCTGCCAGACTTGGTTCTACCTAAAGTGGGTGTAGTTCTGCAGGTATATCTTTGTACATTGAAGTGTTGGTGCCTCCAGTCGTATTGGAGTAAGAAGGATGAAGCAAGAGGTGAATCTGAAGCCCAAAAAGTTAGTCACAGGGAGAGAGTTACTCTACGCTGCTGCTTCATCCGTTCTCTTTTTCTAGTTCATGCTTAACCAGAGTGCAGCAGCATTGGGGCTGTGGTTGGGTGAAGTGTGGGAGTTGTCCTGCTCCTTATAATGTTGGCTGCAATCAAAGGATTGGCTCTCATGTTATGTGGTTTTATCTCGTTTAGTTGGAGGCACTGGAATTCGATTTCTGGTTGTTGCCACAACTTTTAGCTTTAGGCTTGTGCTGGTATCTCTGCTGTTGTTATTCCTTGTAAGAAGAGTAGTTGCTTATTGTGGAGGATTACCTCTTGCTCTTGAAGTCATTGGAACTTATTTATATGGAAGGACGAAAAAAGAATGGAACAGAGTATTGTCAATATTAGACAATAATCCACGATTAGACAATAATTGAGTAAGATTATTCTTTATATATGGTCTTCATTTTTGGTCATGATTTGGTGGTTAAGAACACAACTGTCTATCTGATATGTAGTGAATAAATTGACTTAGAAAAGGAACATGTGCCAAAGAAAAAATCTCTCcttaaatttataaagaaaactCTAATGTGAGTTCTAGTAAGTAATTTATCTTTGAGAACTTTTAGTTATGGAATTAATCCTTGTGTCCTTCATTGCAATTTAATTTTTCTGATCctttccttgtttttcttttagtatAGCTCATAGTTACGAGATTCATACTTATTTTACCCTGTTTCTCACTCCTCACATTGTGCTTCCTTAGCTTTACTTGAACTGTTTATTGTATTTGCTTTGTCGTTGTTTCTTTTGTCATTCAGAAAACCAACAAGACTCAAACAAAACATAATTAACAGATACATCTAATAAACCATTCTTTCTACCAAAAGTTTTTCAAATAATGAAAACAAGTTGTGCCAAATAGTGAGCCAGATTTGATCCTGCTGCACAAGTTCCTCACCAGAAAAAACCATTGAAACATATTATTCACATCGCCACCATGTTGATATCCGTTGATTCAGCAGCACCAATCCTGCTACTTAGAGATCTCCAACAGACTCCCACTCCCTCCCAGCTCCCTCTTTGGCCGAGCAGAATCTTCTTCGACACCAATCTGATTTGCTTTCTCTGCATCTTCCAAATCTTGAATATCACTCGTCCTTTTTCTTACCAGCTCCATCTTTATTGCCTCCTTTAGCCCGTCTTAGTGTTGTACTACTAGGCACGTACCTGCATCAAACCACCTTTCTCAACCATAAACTGCACAAATATGTATAACTTAGCATAACTCTTGTTTCCTTCATAATCCAATAAACCATTGCCTATTATATTCACACTTCTCCTTTCTTCAAATATTGTAATTGTTAGAGTAGAAATGAAAATATTAGTCTCAATTAATTATCTCTTAGGTTGTTGATTGTTGGGATatcatttatctatttttctttctcaacTTCTCTTAGTAGATATTATCTTgagcaaatatttttaaaacaaactaatatttttgtattataattttgACTGTACTTTTAAAATTGCAGGATGTTGCTTTGAAGGTTTTAAACAGTTAAGGATTTTTATCATATCAGTTGAAAGGATTTGTAAGAGGTAAGTCTTTCTGAAATAGATTTAAGTATACTCATATGCCCATTGCAATTTATTAGGATGTACATTATTTTCACTAATTGGTGGCATGTTGAACCTCTTTTACTAGAATAAGTGGGTCTAaaatttgctttattttttgttgttttgtgaaTGGTATTAACTGAAGTTACATACTATATAGACCTGTAGTTTATGACAATTGTTTGTTTATATCACAATGGAGAAAAGTAGATTATGAAGTGATTGATGTCCTGCATAGAACTTATATAAGTAATTGATGTTGTCATATAACGCAATAATTTATGAAACTCTTTCTTATTAAGAGATATCTTTATATTGGTTTAAGAGATGCTTTGTTCATAGATATCATTTTTTAACACAATTGATTGTTACATTACTTGCTAGTTCAGGGTGAAGTAACTTATAATACtcttttttagtacattaaaggGCTAAAGGCATCTTTGTGGCAACTTCAATCTTTAGTTGTCGTTGGTTCAGAACATGGAATGGTTTCATGTAAATCGTAGTTGGATGTACGATAGATGCTATATTGGCAGAGGGGGTTTAAAAGAAAGTTTTGTGAATGGGGTTGAAGAGTTTGTCATTAAAGCTTGTCAACAACAGTCTTATTTGAATGAAAGGAAGCTAGATGTCCATGCGATAAATGTGAATGTACAAagatttttccaattgaaatgGTCAAGCTTCACCTCTATAAAAACGGTTTCATGTATGATTATCATGTTTGGATTCATCATGGTGAACAAGTGCCACATGTTAATGACAATGACGATCACGTTCGTGTTTCAAGTAGTGATGTACATGTGGATGAAAGTGAACAATTTGTAGCAATGCAAGACATGGTGTGCGATGCTCTTGGGCAACATGAGACATTTGAACCATCTAATTTTAATAACAGAGAGGAGCCTCCCAATGAAGAAGCTCAGAGATTTTATGATCTGTTATTAGAGGCAAATGAGCCATTGTTTGAAGGGGCTGTAGATTCTAAATTATCAATGTGTATGAAATTGTTAGCTTGCAAGTCTAATTGGAATGTTCCTAACCAATGCTTAGATTTCATCACAACAATGTTGTCGGATGCTACACCAATAAAAGAGGGTTTGCCAAAAAGTGATTATGATGCTAAGAGGTTAGTGTCAATGTTGGGGTTGAAGGCTAAGAGGATAGATTGTTGTGTAAAAGGTTGTATGCTTTTTTATGACAATGAATATGGGAAAAATGATGGACGACTACTACAGTGTAAATTTTGTCATCATGCACGATATCATGACCCAAAAGTTGGAACAAGTAAAAGAAAACCAATTCCTCTGAAAATAATGTTCTATTTTCCTATAATTCCAAGATTACAAAGATTGTTTGCATCTATGCAAACTTCAGGACAAATGACATGGCACTATGATAATAGAAGACCTTCGGGTGTGCTACGACATCCCTCAGATGGTGAAGCTTGGAAACATTTTGATCAATTACATCCTAAATTTGCCGCTGAGCCACGCAATATACGACTTGGTTTATGCTCTGATGGATTTAATCCATATATTCAAGCATCAACAAAACCTTACTCTTGTTGGCCAGTAATTGTCACCCCATATAATCTTCCTCCTGAAATGTGCATGTCTAGACCCTATATGTTTTTGAGTTGTCTCATTCCCGGTCCACATAATCCGAAGGCTCGTATCGATGTTTATTTGCAACCACTTATCGATGATCTTAAAAAGTTGTGGAGTGGTGTTCAAACATACGATATTTCAAGGAAGCAAAACTTTATGATGCGAGCAAGTCTAATGTGGACAATTAATGACTTCCCTGCATATGGCATGTTGTCTGGTTGGGggactcaaggtaaattggctTGCCCGTATTGCTTGGAGCACACAAAGGCCTTTAGATTAGAAcatggaaaaaaaatagttggttTGACTCACACCGTAGGTTCCTACCTAATGATCATACATTTAGGAGGAATAAAAAGGCTTTCAAAAAGGACAAAGTTGAAATGGGTGGACCATCACCTATGTTGACATCTGAAGAGGTTTGGAATATAGTTAGGAATCTACCAACAGTCATAGATGAGCCTAACATGTCCAAATTACCAGGTTATGGAGAGTGGCTTAATTGGACAAAAAGAAGTATCTTTTGGGATCTTCCATATTGGAAAGATAATTTATTGAGGCACAATCTTGATGCTATGCATATAGAGAAAAATTTCTTTGACAATATATTTAACACCATCATGGATGTAAAAGGTAAAACAAAGGACAATGATAAGGCAAGAAAAGACCTAACATTGCATTGTAGGAGACCTGATTTGGAGTTAAAGTTGCAAGCTAATGGGAAGATTCTAAAACCAAAAGCAAATTACACTTTAACTACAGGGGAATCAAAGTTAGTTTATCAATGGATAAAAGAACTTCGTATGCCTGATGGTTATTCTTCAAATTTGGCAAGATGTGTGGATGTAGACAAGGGGAAGATGCTTGGAATGAAAAGTCATGATTGCCATATATTCATGGAGTGTTTACTTCCTATTGCATTTCATTCATTACCAGTGCATGTTTTGAATCCACTTATCGAAGTCAGCCATTTCTTCAAAGATTTGTGCTCGACAACAATAAAGGATCATGACTTGGTTAGAATggaagaaaatatttcaatcattCTTTGCAAGTTGGAGTGAGTATTCCCCCCTGCATTCTTTGATTCAATGGAACACCTTCCAATTCATCTtgcaaatgaagcaagacttGGTGGACCAGTTCAATATAGATGGATGTATCCATTTGAAAGGTATGAacaatattattgttattatgtcAAAATAGTTCATTTATTTGTCTAAATCCATCTCCAATTTACTTAATTATAGGTTTATGGGTGATTCTAAACGCTCAGTGAAAAATAAGGCTCAAGTTGAAGGATCAATTTCTGCATCTTACTTGCACCGAGAAACAATTCACTTTTGTTCCCACTATTTCAAGAACTTCATGTTGTCACCACGAAATCGTAGAAATGAAATACCTCGTGGAATTGAAAGTTTTCCATCAATGTTATCCATCTTTAACCAGCCTGGTCGTTCTTCAGGAAAAAAGTTAATCCATTGGTTCAACCATAAAGAATGGAACTCTGTCCATGTTCATGTTTTGATCAATTGCAACGAAGTAAAACCATACCTCAAGTGAGTATATCAAATAATTGACTTCAATTTTTGACAAAATTGATCCTCTAAATAAACCATTCTTGATTGTGTTAATATGTTTCACAGTTCATTCTCGCAATCTAAACAAATAAGCTCATCAAATGATATACATGCACATTTCCCTGAATGGTTTACGGGTCAGGTATGATCAACTCAATGTGATTAAGTTATGTCTTATAtaacctaaaaaaaatataaataagtcaGTATCTCTTGCCTTTGTAGGTTACAAGTGAGCCTTTAAATGTAAGAAACATACACTTAAGGGAATTATCATATGGCCCTTTCACATGTGCTAATGAATGGCACACTTACTTCGTCAATGGGTACAAATTTCACACTCATGCATGGAGCAAGgggaaaaaaacaataaatagtgGTGTTTATGTAAAGGGGCTCACGGAAGGAGGCCATGATGATTTCTATGGATTCATTGAACACATATATGAGCTAGAGTACAATTCTTCGAGCTCCCCAAAGAAAGTGGTGGTATTTTATTGTCAGTGGTTTGATCCATCACATAGAGGTACAATAGTGGATCCTAAATATGGAATTGTGGACATTCACATGGAGAAAAGGTATTTACCCTTTGATCCATTTATCCTTGCACATAATGTAAGACAAGTATATTATGTCCCCTATCCGACATcaagaaaggacaaaaaaagttGGTGTGTTGCAATTAAAACAAAGCCTAGAGGTCGCATTGAATCTCTTGATATGGAAGATGATGTTCCTTACCAAATAGATGAAATGTCACATGTAAATGAAGTAATTGAAGATGAAGGTATTTTAGGATTCCAACATTCGCAAGTTTATGTTGAAGAAGTGGACGAAGATAAtgaatttcaagattttcaagaagAGGATAATGAAGAGGAGTTTGAAGATAGTGAAAATGGGGACATTGAAAATGATTATACTGGAGAGGATAGTGAAGATGGGCAACTTGAACGAAATGATTCAgaagaagacaatgaagaaCATGAATTTGATGATGATTGAATTATGTGTTATGAATACATTATGTGATTGTTAGTGTTGCTATTTTCTTGTTTATGTAATAACAATGATTCTTCTCtgaaagaaacttttattatgTTGTGTGTTTTTAATTGCAGTATGTTCCTTTCATTTATAattgataatataatttttttgttatagaTGTCTTCAAGAGAATGTGACCAACCAAAACCTTACTTATCTGGTCAAAATAAGGGGAAAAGGGTAATGAAGCGTAAAAGGCC
This region includes:
- the LOC137838531 gene encoding uncharacterized protein, translating into MVKLHLYKNGFMYDYHVWIHHGEQVPHVNDNDDHVRVSSSDVHVDESEQFVAMQDMVCDALGQHETFEPSNFNNREEPPNEEAQRFYDLLLEANEPLFEGAVDSKLSMCMKLLACKSNWNVPNQCLDFITTMLSDATPIKEGLPKSDYDAKRLVSMLGLKAKRIDCCVKGCMLFYDNEYGKNDGRLLQCKFCHHARYHDPKVGTSKRKPIPLKIMFYFPIIPRLQRLFASMQTSGQMTWHYDNRRPSGVLRHPSDGEAWKHFDQLHPKFAAEPRNIRLGLCSDGFNPYIQASTKPYSCWPVIVTPYNLPPEMCMSRPYMFLSCLIPGPHNPKARIDVYLQPLIDDLKKLWSGVQTYDISRKQNFMMRASLMWTINDFPAYGMLSGWGTQGKLACPRNKKAFKKDKVEMGGPSPMLTSEEVWNIVRNLPTVIDEPNMSKLPGYGEWLNWTKRSIFWDLPYWKDNLLRHNLDAMHIEKNFFDNIFNTIMDVKGKTKDNDKARKDLTLHCRRPDLELKLQANGKILKPKANYTLTTGESKLVYQWIKELRMPDGYSSNLARCVDVDKGKMLGMKSHDCHIFMECLLPIAFHSLPVHVLNPLIEVSHFFKDLCSTTIKDHDLVRMEENISIILCKLE